The sequence TTTTTGAAGCAGGTACTTCTAATGATTCGTGTTTAACCATGTTAGCATTACGTACACGAGTTAGAAAATCTGCAATCGGATCTGTCATGACCATTGAATTATTTACCTCCTTTATGCGGGTTTTTCTTTGTTACCAGCTAGCTTTCTTCACGCCGGGAATTTGTCCTTTATAGGCAAGTTCGCGGAAGCAAATACGGCAAAGTTTAAATTTACGATAAACTGAATGTGGACGACCACAACGTTCACAACGGGTATATTCTTGAGTTGAGAATTTTGCAGGGCGTTTGTTTTTAGCAATCATTGATTTTTTAGCCACGTAGTTCGCCTCCTTTTTTTATTTTTGGAATGGCATTCCAAGTTGTGCTAATAATTCACGAGCTTCCTCATCTGTATTAGCAGTTGTTACGATAACGATATCCATACCACGTACTTTATCGATTAAATCATAATCAACTTCTGGGAAGATTAATTGTTCTTTAACACCTAAAGTATAGTTTCCGCGTCCATCGAATGATTTTTTGCTTACACCATGGAAGTCACGAACACGTGGTAGAGAAACTGTTACTAATTTGTCCAAGAAATCAAACATTCTTTCGCCGCGTAATGTTACTTTACAGCCGATTGGCATGCCTTCACGTAAACGGAAACCAGCGATTGATTTCTTAGCTTTTGTAATCATCGGTTTTTGACCTGAGATTAATGTTAGTTCTTCTACAGCTTTATCCAAGTTTTTTGCGTTTGAAACCGCATCACCCACACCCATGTTGATTACAATTTTCTCAACTTTTGGAGTTTGCATTACAGATGTATAATTAAATTTTTC comes from Vagococcus entomophilus and encodes:
- a CDS encoding type Z 30S ribosomal protein S14, with amino-acid sequence MAKKSMIAKNKRPAKFSTQEYTRCERCGRPHSVYRKFKLCRICFRELAYKGQIPGVKKASW
- the rplE gene encoding 50S ribosomal protein L5, with the protein product MNRLKEKYVKEITPALVEKFNYTSVMQTPKVEKIVINMGVGDAVSNAKNLDKAVEELTLISGQKPMITKAKKSIAGFRLREGMPIGCKVTLRGERMFDFLDKLVTVSLPRVRDFHGVSKKSFDGRGNYTLGVKEQLIFPEVDYDLIDKVRGMDIVIVTTANTDEEARELLAQLGMPFQK